Proteins from a single region of Rana temporaria chromosome 5, aRanTem1.1, whole genome shotgun sequence:
- the LOC120940216 gene encoding CREB3 regulatory factor-like gives MNMDENDQVIIVGGATRVPKVQEWLLKAVGKEELGKNIHADEAAAMEAVYQAAALSKAFKVKPFVVRDAAKENTCFCGAVAKKQERTIEEPSIGRRSCAILPFIETQKLFCPPQNVATIGGVRSPAMEADYYSPEHSVDGGATPVQDERDSDDEGNNRQHGSDVESPVHRYENDNSEDDMKGGGSGSENEANDSEDDEPRERTSSDVENGSNNRKMLVTLKMKMLKSTLPVIRMMSQPDKKAVVMMIHL, from the coding sequence ATGAACATGGATGAAAATGATCAGGTGATCATAGTGGGTGGAGCCACTCGTGTACCTAAAGTTCAAGAATGGCTTCTTAAAGCAGTGGGCAAGGAGGAGTTGGGAAAGAACATACATGCAGATGAAGCAGCAGCTATGGAGGCTGTATATCAAGCAGCTGCTCTTAGCAAGGCATTCAAAGTTAAGCCATTTGTAGTTCGAGATGCAGCCAAGGAAAATACTTGTTTTTGTGGTGCTGTAGCCAAAAAGCAGGAAAGGACAATTGAAGAGCCCTCCATAGGCCGAAGAAGCTGTGCCATTTTGCCTTTCATAGAGACTCAAAAGCTTTTCTGTCCTCCGCAGAATGTGGCCACAATTGGAGGTGTGAGAAGCCCAGCCATGGAAGCGGACTATTACAGCCCCGAACACTCAGTTGACGGTGGTGCAACCCCAGTTCAAGATGAGCGTGACTCTGATGATGAGGGAAATAACAGACAACATGGATCAGATGTTGAAAGTCCAGTGCATCGATATGAGAATGACAACAGCGAGGATGACATGAAAGGAGGAGGCAGCGGATCTGAGAATGAAGCAAATGATTCAGAAGATGATGAACCTAGGGAGCGAACATCCAGCGATGTAGAAAATGGTAGTAATAATCGTAAAATGCTAGTGACTCTGAAAATGAAGATGCTCAAAAGCACATTGCCAGTAATTCGGATGATGAGCCAACCAGACAAAAAGGCAGTGGTGATGATGATACACCTGTGA